In Paludibaculum fermentans, the genomic stretch AACGTCGGCTCTCCCGCCGATATCACCATCGCCGTGGCTGCACTGCCAAGCCTGCAGCCGGTGGATGAGCCGCTGTTGGGCCGGGGCAACTACTGGCTGCGCGTCCTCGCCCGGCCGCGGCCCGGCCTTTCAGTCCAGCAGGCCACGGCCCACCTGGCTGTGGTTTGGCCGCAGATCGCGGAACGCGAGGTCAGCCCGGCGTGGCCGGCGGCCCAACGAAAGGAGCTGAAGGAAACGCTGCTGCTGCTTGTGCCGGGCGGGACCGGCTACACCTTCCTTCGCGCGATCTTCCAGAAACCGCTGATGGTGCTGATGGGCGTCACGGGGCTGGTGCTGCTGATCGCCTGCGCGAACGTGGCCAGCCTGCTGCTGGCGCGAGCCACGGCCCGCCGGCGCGAGATCTCCGTACGGCTGGCGATTGGCGCCGGGCGCGGGCGCATCATCCGCCAGTTGCTGACCGAGAGCACGCTGCTGGCTTCCATTGGCGCGGCCTTTGGCATTGGCGTGGCCTGGGTCACGGCCCGCTTCCTGTTGGGTACGCTGTCGGCCGGCGGGCATTTCCGCGGGCGGCAGGTGCAGTTCGACCTGACACCGAACTGGCGGGTGCTGGCCTTTACGAGCGCGGTGGCGCTGGCGACCGGTATACTGTTCGGCCTGGCTCCGGCGCTGCAGGCGACTGCGTTGGGCGGAGCGAACACCCTGCAGGAGGACGCACGCGGCGCCCGTTCGCGGTCCAGGCTGCTGTCGTCCCTGGTCAGCCTCCAGGTGGCGCTTTCCCTGATGCTGCTGATCGGCGCCGGCTTGTTCGCGCGGACGTTGCAGAATCTGCAGAATGTGGATCCGGGCTTCCGCCGCGAGGGGGTGCTGCTGGTGGACGTCGACGGGCGGAGCGAAGGCTACAAAGACGAGCGGTTACTGGCGCTCTACAAGGACCTGCCGGAGCGGGTCCGGCGGCTTCCCGGTGTTGCGTCGGCGAGCATTGCCAGCCACACCCCGCTGAGCGGCTCCACCTGGTCAGAGGCGGCCGTGCCCAAGGGACAGGTTCTGCCGGAGAAAGACAACGCCATCTTCGTGGCGGCGGGACCGCGGTTCTTTTCGACGATGCAGACGCGCCTCGTCGCGGGGCGCGAGTTCACTGAACGCGACGACGGCGAGGTCAGGGTGGCGATCGTCAACGAGGCCTACGCAGCCCGCCATTTTCCTGGCCGCAATCCCATCGGCGAGCATCTCATGGCCACGGTGGCCAAGCCGGCCAGGGACCTCGAGATCGTTGGAGTTGTCGCAAACGTAGCCGCCGGGGCTCTCCGACGAGCATCGCATCCGACGGTCTACGTCCCCTTCTTCCAGCAGCCGCCCCGATCGGCTGCCTTGGAGATCCGCGCCTCCGGCTCCCTCGCCCAGGTAGCCGAAGCACTTCGCAAAGAGCTTCAGCCCGCGTTTCCCAGCAGTCCGCTGGAGGTCCGGGCCCTGTCCGAGCAGGTGGAACAGACTCTCGTGCAGGAGCGGCTGATGGCCAGCCTGGCCGGCGGCTTTGGTGTGCTGGGCCTGTTGCTGGCGTGCGCCGGGCTCTACGGGTTGCTGGCCTACAGCGTGGCCCGGCGGACGAAGGAGATCGGTATCCGGGTGGCGCTGGGTGCTCGGCCGCAAGGCGTTCAGTGGATGGTGGCGCGGGGCGCGCTGCGCCTCATCGGGATTGGCGTGTTACTGGGCTTGCCCGCGGCCTGGGCTGCATCGCGATGGGTTGGTTCCATGCTGTTTGGCCTGAGCACAACGGATCCGAAGACCATCATGGTATCCGTCGTTCTGTTGGCCGCAGCGGGTCTCCTGGCCGCCTATCTGCCAGCGCAACGGGCAGCGCGTGTGGAGCCGATGACCGCGCTGCGGCACGAGTGAGAGTAGCCTGGAGTTCCGCTGCGGGATCAGCTACGCCGTCTGCGTCCGCGTCAGGTGCGCCAGGCCCCGCTCTTCAATCTCGAGCTCGCGGATCCTGAACTTCTGCACTTTGCCTGTGACAGTCAGCGGGAACTCGTCGACAAAGCGGAGGTACGCGGGGATCTTGAAGTAAGCGATCTTGCCCTCGCAGTAGCTGCGGATCTCCTCCTCAGTGGCCGTGACGCCCGGTTTCAGGCGGACCCAGGCCAGTACCGCCTCGCCCAGGCGCGCGTCGGGCAGGCCTACCACCTGCGCTTCGGCCACCTTGGGATGCGTATAGAGGAACTCCTCGATCTCACGCGGATAGATGTTCTCTCCTCCGCGCAGGATCATATCCTTCAGCCGTCCAGCCATGCGGAAGCAGCCGTCGGGCCGCATCACCGCCAGGTCGCCGGAGTGCAGCCAGCCATCGGCATCGATCACCTTGGCCGTGGCTGCGTCGTCGCCATCGTAGCCGCGCATCACGAGGTAGCCGCGTGTGCAGAGTTCGCCGGGTTCGCCGGCCGGCAGGGTTGCGCCGCTGGAAGGATCCACAATCTTCACCTGCGTAGCCGGCATGGCGCGCCCGACCGTGGTGCAGCGCAGCTCCAGCGGATCGTCGATGCTCGACATCGTGCTGACCGGCGAACTCTCGGTCTGCCCGTAGCAGATGGTGATCTGCGGGCAGTGCATCTCGTCGATGACGCGCCGCATGACCTCGATGGGACAGGGAGCTCCCGCCATCACGCCCGTGCGGAGCGAACTGAGGTCGAAGCGCGAAAATTCGGGGTGCGCCAGTTCGGCGATGAACATGGTGGGGACTCCGTACAGCGCCGTAGCGCGTTCGGCTTC encodes the following:
- a CDS encoding ABC transporter permease, with amino-acid sequence MNLRRRLNYLLPAYRRAEERDMQEELNALAEMAEPGELGNLTRVAEEGRAAWNWTWLEQLYRDAQYAFRTLRRNPAFTATAVLSLALGIGANTAIFSLVDALMLRWLPVRDPQALVQVKMGTSKSEFAGDTFSYAIVNALAEERTLFEGVCGFSGTEFTIGPVGSLSRVPGAWVTGAYYETLGLNPELGRLLTRTDDQPGAAPAAVISDGYWSRQYARSPGVIGQTIPMNGKAVPIVGVSPAGFTGANVGSPADITIAVAALPSLQPVDEPLLGRGNYWLRVLARPRPGLSVQQATAHLAVVWPQIAEREVSPAWPAAQRKELKETLLLLVPGGTGYTFLRAIFQKPLMVLMGVTGLVLLIACANVASLLLARATARRREISVRLAIGAGRGRIIRQLLTESTLLASIGAAFGIGVAWVTARFLLGTLSAGGHFRGRQVQFDLTPNWRVLAFTSAVALATGILFGLAPALQATALGGANTLQEDARGARSRSRLLSSLVSLQVALSLMLLIGAGLFARTLQNLQNVDPGFRREGVLLVDVDGRSEGYKDERLLALYKDLPERVRRLPGVASASIASHTPLSGSTWSEAAVPKGQVLPEKDNAIFVAAGPRFFSTMQTRLVAGREFTERDDGEVRVAIVNEAYAARHFPGRNPIGEHLMATVAKPARDLEIVGVVANVAAGALRRASHPTVYVPFFQQPPRSAALEIRASGSLAQVAEALRKELQPAFPSSPLEVRALSEQVEQTLVQERLMASLAGGFGVLGLLLACAGLYGLLAYSVARRTKEIGIRVALGARPQGVQWMVARGALRLIGIGVLLGLPAAWAASRWVGSMLFGLSTTDPKTIMVSVVLLAAAGLLAAYLPAQRAARVEPMTALRHE
- a CDS encoding AMP-binding protein, yielding MTSTTMECDLRSYTHGPDAEVWERSIGEVLQSTRQACGNHLALVSRHQGLRYTWDELIHEAERVGAGLFALGLNPGDRVGVWSTNCAEWVLLQYACALSGLVMVNVNPAYRSHELRYVLKKSRIRVLFLHESDARANYRAILAESVAGVECELERALYLGTRDWQAMLDAGEAFQAPLILPGDVANIQYTSGTTGSPKGVLLSHRNLINNGRFIGERLGASELDRICLPVPLYHCFGCVIGTQVAAATGAAIVLPAATFDVVKTLEAIEAERATALYGVPTMFIAELAHPEFSRFDLSSLRTGVMAGAPCPIEVMRRVIDEMHCPQITICYGQTESSPVSTMSSIDDPLELRCTTVGRAMPATQVKIVDPSSGATLPAGEPGELCTRGYLVMRGYDGDDAATAKVIDADGWLHSGDLAVMRPDGCFRMAGRLKDMILRGGENIYPREIEEFLYTHPKVAEAQVVGLPDARLGEAVLAWVRLKPGVTATEEEIRSYCEGKIAYFKIPAYLRFVDEFPLTVTGKVQKFRIRELEIEERGLAHLTRTQTA